A genomic window from Agreia sp. COWG includes:
- a CDS encoding peptidase S51 — MVGASARRRLMSIHLAGGGWPFEDDGAVFRPFLDEITLRSTLAGRLDGPRLAIVLVRDGDGPEKFVELSAVFGALGKIDPIAVLAPEGAPLDESLLADLDGLVVWGGLTPAYRDSLASSFAVIRALVESGVPYFGMSAGAAVVADGALVGGWKIGDVQVCPVEASQELEQVTVLEGIGLIDTTVEVHAAQWGTVGRLIAATEAGVIDGGLAVDEHTALIVGDEGLRVVGSGSVWTVARDSGTVRVSTLGVG, encoded by the coding sequence GTCGGCGCCTGATGTCTATCCACCTCGCCGGTGGCGGCTGGCCATTCGAAGACGACGGAGCCGTGTTTCGGCCGTTCCTCGATGAGATCACCCTGCGCTCCACCCTGGCTGGTCGCCTCGACGGCCCCCGGCTGGCCATCGTGCTCGTGCGCGACGGCGATGGGCCCGAGAAGTTCGTGGAGCTCTCGGCCGTGTTCGGCGCGCTGGGCAAGATCGATCCGATCGCGGTGCTGGCGCCGGAGGGCGCGCCGCTCGACGAATCCCTGCTCGCCGACCTCGACGGCCTCGTGGTCTGGGGTGGCCTCACCCCCGCCTACCGAGACAGCCTCGCCTCGTCGTTCGCCGTGATCCGCGCCCTCGTCGAGAGCGGTGTGCCCTACTTCGGAATGTCGGCCGGAGCGGCCGTGGTCGCTGACGGTGCACTGGTGGGTGGTTGGAAGATCGGCGACGTTCAGGTGTGCCCCGTTGAGGCATCGCAGGAGCTCGAGCAGGTCACGGTGCTCGAGGGAATCGGACTCATCGACACGACGGTGGAGGTGCACGCCGCCCAGTGGGGAACGGTGGGCCGCCTCATCGCCGCAACCGAGGCGGGCGTCATCGACGGCGGTCTCGCGGTCGACGAGCACACCGCCCTGATCGTCGGAGACGAGGGGCTGCGCGTCGTCGGCAGTGGGAGTGTGTGGACGGTGGCCCGCGACTCCGGCACTGT